Proteins encoded in a region of the Anopheles aquasalis chromosome 2, idAnoAquaMG_Q_19, whole genome shotgun sequence genome:
- the LOC126571173 gene encoding ras-related protein Rab-9B, producing MTNMRPPSKNILLKVVILGDGNVGKSCLMNRFVSNFFDANSFHTIGVEFLNKDLQVDQERYTLQIWDTAGQERFRALRTPFYRGTDICLLTYAIDDRQSFRALVSWRDEFLRYYDVNPERFPFIVVGTKNDLPAAQRQVTADEVAQWCQEHHVAAFIETSAKTSENVATAFALAVQQWKKLERCTERELRAQGQDTIDLMKSVNLSANRNRFCCVGGSNGGRTAAASGMQDDDDYPN from the exons ATGACGAACATGCGACCACCGAGCAAAAACATTCTGCTCAAAGTAGTCATTCTCG GCGATGGGAACGTTGGCAAAAGCTGCCTCATGAACCGCTTCGTCTCGAATTTCTTCGATGCCAACTCTTTCCATACGATCGGGGTAGAGTTCCTGAACAAAGACCTACAAGTGGACCAGGAGCGTTACACACTGCAG ATCTGGGACACTGCTGGCCAGGAGCGGTTTCGAGCGCTGCGTACACCGTTCTACCGCGGTACCGACATCTGTCTGCTCACGTACGCGATTGACGATCGGCAAAGCTTCCGGGCGTTGGTGAGTTGGCGCGACGAGTTCCTCCGGTACTACGACGTCAACCCCGAGCGGTTTCCCTTCATCGTGGTCGGCACGAAGAACGATCTGCCGGCGGCACAGCGCCAGGTGACGGCCGACGAGGTGGCCCAATGGTGCCAGGAGCATCACGTAGCCGCTTTCATCGAAACATCGGCGAAAACGTCGGAAAACGTGGCCACCGCTTTTGCGCTGGCCGTGCAGCAGTGGAAAAAGCTGGAGCGCTGCACCGAGCGGGAACTGCGCGCCCAGGGACAGGATACTATCGATCTGATGAAGAGCGTTAACCTGAGTGCGAACCGTAATCGGTTTTGCTGTgtcggtggcagcaacggTGGACGAACGGCGGCGGCATCAGGGatgcaagatgatgatgattatccCAACTGA